Proteins from a genomic interval of Debaryomyces hansenii CBS767 chromosome E complete sequence:
- a CDS encoding DEHA2E08756p (weakly similar to uniprot|P32909 Saccharomyces cerevisiae YBR172C SMY2 partial suppressor of myo2-66), translating to MSRKAQQSEFGNGHIESNQDNSQRIQSESMSPSFANSNPTIPPNKGGKRYNMNEVFQVWFENKDQILGSNAELPVQHNENYKLSTPGQIYHLDLQPSGPTSGGQANYNGSTSELIEPLENLSTTDEMDFASQMKSQGPPPGMNHPKYDPQPDYEQSSGQPQLTILTPDKIEWFYVDPSGNEQGPFNGDMMQEWLTDGYLNLDLKIRRKEERNYQTLKELCDKVQNYIQPFKVPLPDLSNVGSNDDQASFSASAMHPSSSQFHQFLSSGPGNLGVGNMRLNTSINPQSNLFGNDFMNHHNDPFSSPLTPSATNAFSNSNQFGIDPMNSGIGFNHSQPLSNPLQHINNMPSLLSQQNPVLSGGNSGWGIDHQKRMGSTPGTPVSVAPVLPSQMSQAPMSPWLSGVQSSSRVNSPFVPSSALAGSEKQGGSEQPSPNQDPSNQHDPVLDGIHTSVVTDILNDGEEDLAEPVVEQPKLKQKQQKQQKQQNTTLIQEDKKNDENKAPYQSQPETQQAPESKAGVGSSTMRVESLVQEDNEPKSTNAQPKLAPWASVTSTNQDSNTKPALTLKEIQTFEAEKVKEQKQIEAAIKSEQLAKAKLEERVVEEKPSLPKTSNWGINANSKPVVTKKTLAEIQREEFEAAKAKAKVTNVSPVVSAAPKSSFATALANSVPKDDSPWTVVTPKKPLVKKPSQPTIPTTTTPASKANPQLLRSVSAIKPTKSTANNMALKEEFLIWARSSMTNLYPTVSKDDLLDIFTTLPSNNDSSQLISETIYSSSATMDGRRFAQEFLKRRQKVEQQIGAQDEVSWGSAIISSADKVSTIDEEGWSTSVKSKKKGKKF from the exons AT GAGTCGTAAAGCTCAACAATCTGAGTTCGGCAATGGACATATTGAATCGAACCAAGATAATTCTCAGCGAATTCAAAGTGAAAGTATGTCTCCATCTTTTGCAAATAGTAATCCAACTATTCCTCCCAATAAGGGTGGAAAGCGATACAATATGAACGAAGTATTTCAAGTTTggtttgaaaataaagacCAAATATTGGGCTCAAACGCAGAGTTACCGGTACAACATAATGAGAACTATAAGTTGAGCACGCCAGGACAGATTTACCATTTAGATTTACAACCGTCTGGTCCTACTAGTGGTGGTCAGGCAAACTATAATGGATCTACGtctgaattaattgagcCGTTAGAAAATTTGTCGACTACAGACGAAATGGATTTTGCATCGCAAATGAAGTCGCAGGGCCCACCTCCCGGCATGAATCATCCTAAATATGACCCTCAGCCTGATTATGAACAATCCTCAGGCCAACCGCAACTTACCATTTTGACTCCTGATAAGATTGAATGGTTTTATGTTGATCCAAGTGGAAATGAGCAAGGCCCATTCAATGGTGATATGATGCAAGAATGGTTAACTGATGGCTATTTAAatcttgatttgaaaattagAAGGAAAGAAGAGAGGAATTACCAGACCTTAAAGGAATTATGTGATAAGGTTCAAAACTACATTCAACCATTTAAAGTGCCTCTTCCTGATTTATCGAATGTCGGATCTAACGATGATCAAGCATCGTTTTCGGCGTCTGCAATGCACCCATCTCTGTCTCagtttcatcaatttttgtCAAGTGGACCTGGCAATCTTGGCGTAGGCAATATGAGattaaatacttcaattaATCCGCAAAGCAATTTGTTTGGAAATGACTTTATGAATCATCACAATGACCCTTTTTCAAGTCCTTTAACTCCACTGGCAACTAATGCCTtctcaaattcaaatcaattcGGTATTGATCCGATGAATTCGGGTATTGGGTTCAATCATTCTCAACCTTTGAGCAACCCATTACAACACATCAATAACATGCCTTCATTATTACTGCAACAAAACCCAGTATTATCTGGCGGCAATAGTGGTTGGGGAATTGATCATCAAAAGCGTATGGGAAGCACTCCAGGTACTCCGGTATCGGTTGCTCCTGTACTTCCTTCGCAGATGTCTCAAGCACCTATGTCCCCATGGTTATCTGGAGTTCAATCTCTGTCTCGTGTTAATTCTCCGTTTGTTCCTTCGTCAGCTTTAGCCGGAAGTGAAAAGCAAGGTGGCAGTGAACAACCATCCCCAAATCAAGATCCAAGCAACCAGCATGATCCAGTTTTAGATGGTATTCATACATCCGTCGTAACAGACATTTTGAACGATGGCGAAGAGGATTTGGCTGAACCTGTAGTTGAACAGCcaaaattaaaacaaaaacaacaaaaacaacaaaaaCAACAGAATACGACTTTAATACAAGAAgacaagaagaatgatgaaaataaggCACCATATCAATCTCAACCAGAAACTCAACAGGCTCCCGAATCGAAAGCTGGCGTCGGCTCATCAACGATGCGTGTTGAGTCTCTTGTACAAGAGGATAATGAACCAAAATCTACAAATGCTCAACCAAAACTTGCTCCTTGGGCATCGGTCACTTCTACTAATCAAGATTCTAACACCAAGCCTGCATTAACTTTAAAGGAGATTCAAACGTTTGAAGCAGAAAAGGTTAAAGAACAAAAACAAATAGAAGCCGCTATCAAAAGTGAACAACTTGCCAAAGcaaaacttgaagaaagagTCGTTGAAGAAAAACCAAGTCTCCCGAAGACTTCAAACTGGGGTATTAATGCTAATTCTAAGCCAGTTGTGACAAAGAAAACTTTGGCTGAAATCCAAAGGGAAGAATTCGAGGCTGCCAAAGCCAAGGCTAAGGTTACCAATGTCTCACCTGTTGTGTCCGCAGCACCTAAGTCCTCCTTTGCTACCGCATTAGCCAATTCGGTTCCTAAGGATGACAGTCCTTGGACTGTAGTAACTCCTAAAAAACCGCTTGTTAAAAAACCATCTCAACCAACAATCCCAACGACCACTACGCCTGCTTCAAAAGCAAATCCACAATTATTGCGTTCCGTATCTGCTATAAAGCCTACCAAATCAACAGCAAACAATATGGCGTTGAAAGAGGAGTTCCTAATCTGGGCTAGATCCTCCATGACAAATTTATATCCTACAGTTTCGAAAGACGACTTATTAGACATTTTCACTACTTTACCTCTGAACAATGATTCTTCACAATTAATTTCAGAAACTATATATAGCTCATCCGCTACAATGGATGGAAGAAGGTTTGCTCAAGAATTCTTAAAGAGAAGACAAAAGGTAGAACAACAAATTGGAGCTCAAGACGAAGTATCCTGGGGTTCTGCTATTATATCTAGTGCTGATAAGGTTTCAACTATCGATGAAGAAGGATGGAGTACTAGTGTCAAATCTAAGAAGAAAGGCAAGAAATTCTAA
- a CDS encoding DEHA2E08734p (similar to uniprot|P38293 Saccharomyces cerevisiae YBR173C), with product MSLKIVPDNNQHSSINSTKFGEPASHAPGLQDILKTQEGPLNLASKINNRHPLEGRISNWEETQYQTRLETYRRVFGAGEPIKRTMELELVEATDFKPQLLGGSDSMHKDVLLNKDASVDWEDIYRGGLESGSHVQDFHTEMEKKMGM from the exons ATG TCGTTAAAAATTGTTCCTGATAACAATCAGCATTCATCCATAAATAGTACCAAGTTTGGTGAACCAGCATCTCATGCTCCAGGTTTGcaagatattttaaagaCTCAGGAAGGTCCTTTAAACTTAGCATCCAAGATAAATAACCGTCATCCTTTAGAAGGAAGAATTAGCAATTGGGAAGAAACACAATACCAAACTAGATTAGAAACCTACAGAAGAGTCTTCGGTGCCGGCGAACCAATCAAGAGAACTATGGAATTAGAATTGGTAGAAGCAACTGATTTCAAGCCTCAATTGTTAGGCGGATCAGACAGCATGCACAAGGATGTCTTGCTCAACAAGGACGCAAGCGTTGATTGGGAGGATATCTATCGTGGTGGATTAGAAAGCGGAAGCCATGTTCAAGATTTTCACACTGAGATGGAAAAGAAGATGGGTATGTAA
- a CDS encoding DEHA2E08778p (no similarity) gives MRKSNFIQKIVDNPLIQILLKASLMVSWCYQGCSELDKLFRLYDTLLDSNNNNLSEYFQSRTLVYYMTLRDKFIDYFSYRQIKKTLHFRSIINIIQVFSCVEYHSLQITIGRLNYPYIYIL, from the coding sequence atgCGTAAGTCAAATTTCATACAGAAAATCGTTGATAATCCGTTGATTCAGATATTGCTCAAGGCCTCATTGATGGTGTCCTGGTGTTATCAAGGTTGTTCAgaattggataaattatttCGTTTATATGATACTCTTTTAGAtctgaataataataatctcTCCGAGTATTTTCAAAGTAGAACActagtatattatatgaCACTACGTGataaattcattgattATTTCTCATATAGGCAGATTAAAAAGACTTTGCATTTTCGaagtattatcaatataatacaagTTTTTAGCTGTGTTGAATACCATTCGCTACAGATTACCATAGGTCGATTAAATTACccatatatttatatactataa
- a CDS encoding DEHA2E08800p (similar to ca|CA0742|IPF3259 Candida albicans IPF3259 unknown function) produces MHTQAHLNPTELSILSIPRENCWIFASPILRLLHYESLKVNRFNAGYESDFSTEEGEDEADEVDRKEEYEECDDDMIQQIITGLSSSWCIPKSTKRSSRRNESMLLMSSSGYLEKSGLQVDNSSKADPQRDTFNSSDESIGSESIGGEDKGIENEKHDDNYFFHIAFTPIECTVICSSHLMKKLFEEPLNLCQQLNYDKVKLIDEFFLSLLIDSDGSFDNSSQILELTKPLSENDISLFFLSSHFSNIVLIPYNLKEKVIAILSKQNFEFSDISNSYIVNQIDDDSESEDVDISPEVEAINLEYKAFQLLKQTNIQPRINSNIHLLLTGARPGEVKNTILKTAKNISSGTIPEYFSITRTSVNEVSLLLPKSPRRRSSMGFSSKNIIGSIQDVIIPITVDLYKLPLDSTGIVAGLASRIINGVKLAARTDYPFEMNYLSMAQSAIIMVPKENLSLVSDILSNVSYD; encoded by the coding sequence ATGCATACCCAAGCACATTTAAACCCTACCGAGTTATCTATTCTATCCATCCCACGAGAGAACTGTTGGATATTTGCTAGTCCTATACTACGATTGCTACATTATGAATCACTAAAGGTAAATAGATTCAATGCTGGCTACGAGTCGGACTTTTCGACcgaagaaggtgaagatGAAGCAGATGAGGTTGATAGAAAGgaagaatatgaagaatGCGACGATGATATGATCCAACAGATAATTACGGGTCTTTCATCCAGTTGGTGTATACCGAAATCCACTAAGCGTTCTAGTCGCAGAAATGAATCCATGTTGCTTATGTCTTCAAGTGGGTATTTAGAGAAGAGTGGTTTACAGGTTGATAATTCGAGTAAAGCTGATCCTCAGCGAGATACTTTTAATTCCTCCGATGAAAGTATCGGCAGTGAAAGTATAGGCGGCGAAGATAAAGggattgaaaatgaaaagcACGACGacaattatttttttcacaTTGCATTTACCCCTATCGAGTGTACTGTTATCTGTTCGAGTCACttaatgaaaaagttaTTTGAAGAGCCATTGAATTTATGTCAACAGTTGAACTATGATAAGGTAAAGTTAATAGACGAGTTTTTTTTAAGCTTACTCATTGACAGTGATGGAAGTTTTGATAATAGTTCGCAGATTCTAGAATTAACCAAACCATTAtcagaaaatgatatttcGTTATTTTTCTTATCCAGCCACTTTAGCAACATTGTTTTAATACCCTataatttaaaagaaaAGGTTATTGCTATTTTATCGaaacaaaattttgaattttccGACATTTCAAATAGTTACATTGTCAACCAAATAGATGATGATAGCGAACTGGAAGATGTTGACATATCACCTGAAGTCGAAGCGATTAATCTTGAGTATAAAGCattccaattattgaagCAGACCAATATTCAGCCAAGAATTAATAGTAACATCCATCTTTTACTTACAGGAGCAAGACCCGGTGAAGTCAAGAAtacaattttgaaaactgCTAAAAACATTTCGTCTGGTACCATTCCTGAATACTTCTCTATAACTAGAACATCAGTTAATGAGGTCTCTCTTCTTTTACCCAAATCACCTAGAAGGAGATCACTGATGGGCTTCAGTTCAAAAAACATCATTGGCTCGATTCAAGATGTTATTATCCCGATTACtgttgatttatataaattgcCGTTGGATTCAACTGGTATTGTTGCAGGTCTCGCCAGCAGAATCATTAATGGGGTTAAATTAGCGGCTCGGACTGACTATCCATTcgaaatgaattatttatcaatgGCTCAATCTGCGATTATCATGGTGCCAAAAGAAAACCTATCTTTGGTTTCGGATATCTTAAGTAATGTTAGTTATGACTGA
- a CDS encoding DEHA2E08690p (weakly similar to CA3970|IPF6497 Candida albicans IPF6497) — MPKDPIDMSRNGEYLANMENEGENGALDSQQEVIEILTDDEEDNRESSFGSNNITNSEEPLFVREHNDDDDIQITGANTMNANERAPRIIRRRSNAAHMDQSRNVRRRHNDDEDDIQIIDERPAERQLIPPVDMLPSYASDSLRRRVQGIETPIGVFQSNENSSTSFSGSESERGLRYTEPPRRNPLRSRRARRMRPPRNDFVALDHFVLSQQLYHNLYGNWNGHEDLPNADAVEGSVMARIERDNENAVDQRLQNENIFNRAALKNKKEIAEKELPGYTNDIKPDSNICCDLCGIILGEGIPDDFKPDVYYNDEENFKKFCEDYKVQAPWFCIRQCLPVDVDLSKRVFVAKCGHIYCGRCVKNIGNRPSGRRKQNQKLTIDNPLVYAPRKCTNSECNSSFTGKKSFTELYF; from the coding sequence atGCCCAAAGACCCTATAGACATGAGCCGGAATGGCGAATATTTAGCAAATATGGAGAATGAGGGCGAAAATGGTGCCTTAGACTCCCAGCAAGAAGTCATAGAGATTTTGACGGATGATGAGGAAGATAATCGTGAGTCCAGCTTCGGTAGCAATAACATTACGAATAGTGAAGAACCTCTTTTTGTTAGGGAGCataatgacgatgatgacaTACAAATAACAGGAGCAAATACCATGAATGCTAACGAGAGAGCACCCAGAATAATACGGCGTCGTAGTAACGCAGCACATATGGATCAATCAAGGAATGTCAGGAGGCGacataatgatgatgaggatgacatacaaattattgatgaacGCCCAGCAGAAAGACAGCTCATTCCGCCAGTAGATATGCTCCCTAGTTATGCATCTGATAGTCTTCGTCGGAGAGTGCAAGGAATTGAAACCCCAATAGGGGTATTTCAATCCAACGAAAACAGTAGTACGTCTTTCTCAGGATCTGAAAGCGAACGAGGTCTCAGATACACAGAGCCGCCTCGTCGGAATCCCTTAAGATCAAGAAGGGCAAGGAGAATGAGACCTCCAAGAAACGATTTTGTTGCATTGGATCATTTTGTACTATCACAACAATTATATCACAATCTATATGGAAATTGGAATGGTCACGAAGACCTTCCTAATGCAGACGCAGTCGAAGGGTCTGTCATGGCAAGAATTGAAAGggataatgaaaatgcaGTAGATCAGAGATTACAAAATgagaatatatttaacaGGGCTGCAttaaaaaacaaaaaggaAATTGCAGAGAAAGAATTGCCTGGGTATACTAATGACATTAAACCTGACTCAAATATATGCTGCGACTTATGTGGCATAATTTTAGGCGAAGGTATTCCAGACGATTTTAAGCCTGATGTATATTacaatgatgaagaaaattttaaaaagtTTTGTGAGGATTACAAAGTGCAAGCACCATGGTTCTGTATTAGACAATGCTTACCTGTTGATGTCGACTTATCAAAACGTGTATTTGTTGCAAAGTGTGGTCATATATATTGTGGAAGATGTGTAAAGAACATAGGGAACAGGCCTTCAGGGCGGagaaaacaaaatcaaaagtTAACGATCGACAACCCTTTGGTGTATGCACCAAGGAAGTGTACAAACTCTGAATGCAATCTGTCTTTCACAGGGAAGAAGTCATTCACAGAATTGTATTTTTAA
- a CDS encoding DEHA2E08668p (weakly similar to uniprot|P32351 Saccharomyces cerevisiae YIL154C IMP2 Transcriptional activator involved in maintenance of ion homeostasis and protection against DNA damage caused by bleomycin and other oxidants contains a C-terminal leucine-rich repeat): MASKLSKLEAEQMAIRRQSGTMNRGRSHSPSKSGHNSRSSSISNDEFNRDLKWSITNHDPSERLVQKDIGEQNENKDDVNELWINEVSEEEHISDNEDNEKFHYDDTGNILPNYACQDDKINEISSILENSNLHDRAVTKRLEELTANERAFANAKNIGSNVDKDFLDKLKNDKHELTGNGLDLSKSEQDAASRKQKLENYSIYRKKIIDQENDNLKPNESNEDESSSSSDRPEESNEKDFMIPYTSAVEDKLDSEFASKLNETIKEGEIDSNKSNSRAIQVITRGNFFQLINPRVKPKIFLVCMDFSPESIFALEWCLGTVLVDGSVLFIVCVIEENDNNHHLKGNTLNESTRENQRLNTLNKAKQQVLNLLKLTKLQIHIVIEIIHHPIPRHLILEIIENLQPTLAVVGSKGQSAIKGVLLGSLSNYLVTKSTVPVMVVREKLKKINRFKTGSSVFSNNIKPLTLSEARVD, translated from the coding sequence ATGGCCAGTAAGCTTTCCAAATTAGAGGCAGAACAGATGGCCATTAGAAGGCAATCTGGTACAATGAATAGGGGTAGATCACATTCCCCATCCAAATCCGGGCACAACAGCAGATCGTCTCTGATACTGAATGACGAATTTAATAGGGACTTAAAATGGTCAATAACGAACCACGATCCACTGGAAAGGCTTGTGCAGAAGGATATTGGTGAACAAAACGAGAACAAAGATGATGTGAATGAATTATGGATTAATGAAGTTAGTGAGGAAGAACATATTagtgataatgaagataatgagaAATTCCACTATGATGATACTGGAAATATATTACCAAACTACGCATGTCaagatgataaaataaatgaaatttcgTCTATTTTAGAAAATTCGAACTTGCATGACAGAGCGGTGACCAAAAGATTGGAAGAATTGACAGCTAACGAAAGAGCGTTTGCTAATGCGAAGAATATTGGTAGTAATGTTGATAAGGATTTTTTGGATAAGTTGAAAAACGACAAGCATGAATTGACTGGAAATGGATTGGACCTTAGTAAGAGTGAACAAGATGCTGCATCCAGGAAGCAGAAGCTTGAGAACTACTCTATTTACagaaagaagattattgatcaagaaaatgataatttgaaaccAAATGAGAGCAACGAAGACGAGTCTTCGTCTTCAAGTGACAGACCTGAagaatcaaatgaaaaagacTTTATGATTCCGTATACTTCAGCTGTTGAAGATAAGTTGGACTCTGAGTTTGCTTCAAAATTGAACGAAACAATCAAAGAAGgagaaattgattcaaataagAGCAATTCAAGAGCAATCCAAGTTATAACCAGAGGtaatttcttccaattgATCAATCCTAGAGTTAAACCAAAAATATTCCTTGTCTGTATGGATTTCTCACCTGAGTCGATATTTGCATTGGAATGGTGTCTTGGTACCGTTCTTGTAGATGGATCagtattatttattgtttgTGTCATTGAGGAGAATGACaataatcatcatttaaAAGGTAATACCTTGAATGAATCCACAAGAGAAAACCAAAGGCTCAACACGTTAAATAAAGCGAAACAGCAAGTCTTAAACTTATTGAAGTTAACCAAATTACAAATTCATATAGTCATTGAGATTATTCATCACCCAATTCCAAGacatttgattttggaaattattGAGAACTTACAGCCAACCTTGGCGGTAGTGGGTTCGAAAGGTCAATCTGCAATTAAAGGGGTGTTATTGGGTTCATTATCTAACTATTTGGTAACCAAACTGACAGTGCCAGTTATGGTTGTCagagaaaaattgaagaagatcaaTAGGTTCAAGACTGGGTCATCTGTTTTCTCGAATAACATTAAACCTTTGACATTGTCAGAAGCACGGGTAGATTGA
- a CDS encoding rRNA methyltransferase NOP1 (highly similar to uniprot|P15646 Saccharomyces cerevisiae YDL014W NOP1 Nucleolar protein component of the small subunit processome complex), which translates to MAFGAPRGRGGDRGGFGGRGGSRGGFGGARGGRGGSRGGFGGDRGGRGGSRGGFGGDRGGRGGRGGPRGGARGGRGGARGGARGGAKVVIEPHRHAGVFIARGKEDLLVTRNIAPGESVYGEKRISIEEPSKEEGAAPTKIEYRVWNPFRSKLAAGIMGGIDELGIAPGKKVLYLGAASGTSVSHVADVVGPEGMVYAVEFSHRPGRELIGMAKKRPNVIPIIDDARHPQKYRMLIGMVDAVFADVAQPDQARIIALNSHLFLKDQGTVVISIKANCIDSTVDAETVFAREVQKLREERIKPLEQLTLEPYERDHCIVVGRYVRSGLKK; encoded by the coding sequence ATGGCTTTCGGTGCTCCAAGAGGTAGAGGCGGTGATAGAGGCGGATTCGGTGGCCGTGGTGGATCCAGAGGTGGATTCGGTGGTGCTCGTGGTGGCCGTGGTGGATCCAGAGGTGGATTCGGCGGTGACAGAGGTGGACGTGGTGGATCCAGAGGTGGATTCGGCGGTGACAGAGGTGGCCGTGGTGGCCGTGGTGGTCCAAGAGGTGGTGCTAGAGGTGGCCGTGGTGGTGCTAGAGGTGGTGCCAGAGGCGGTGCTAAGGTTGTTATCGAACCACACAGACACGCCGGTGTCTTCATTGCCAGAGGTAAGGAAGATTTATTAGTTACCAGAAACATTGCTCCAGGTGAATCTGTGTACGGTGAAAAGAGAATCTCGATTGAAGAGCCATCCAAGGAAGAAGGTGCTGCTCCAACCAAGATCGAATACCGTGTGTGGAATCCTTTCAGATCTAAGTTGGCTGCTGGTATTATGGGTGGTATCGATGAATTAGGTATTGCTCCAGGTAAGAAGGTGTTATATTTGGGTGCTGCTTCTGGTACTTCTGTTTCGCACGTCGCTGATGTTGTTGGTCCAGAAGGTATGGTTTATGCCGTTGAATTCTCTCACAGACCAGGTAGAGAATTGATTGGTATGGCCAAGAAGAGACCTAATGTCATCCCAATTATTGACGATGCTCGTCACCCACAAAAATACCGTATGTTGATTGGTATGGTTGACGCTGTTTTCGCCGATGTCGCCCAACCAGATCAAGCCCGTATTATTGCCTTGAACTCCCATTTATTCTTAAAGGATCAAGGTACCGTTGTCATCTCCATTAAGGCTAACTGTATTGACTCCACTGTTGATGCTGAAACCGTTTTTGCCAGAGAAGTCCAAAAATtgagagaagaaagaatcaAGCCATTAGAACAATTAACCTTAGAACCTTATGAAAGAGACCATTGTATTGTTGTCGGTCGTTACGTCAGAAGTGGtttaaagaaataa
- a CDS encoding DEHA2E08822p (similar to uniprot|Q92331 Saccharomyces cerevisiae YOR069W VPS5 Component of the retromer coat that retrieves proteins from late endosomes), protein MDHEDLTASHWDDVISPHSEYTYSATSSSVPPLSNQFSELSVDDSEDDEEDDEEEDEEEEDEVQNPQTPRHGYSNPVDEQRDELEKDERNDHKHKLLSELTHGSEENQLESFIKSPERINTSESLFNEKDSPIKPSTSVSNEQPVSPKRVSNLKTSKYKPTRLRKFSSKTIVQHLGNENNTKEPLGPLGEPTDRGIDKEPAPSSSNGDSQNSNNKDLLVQQLDAPLYDIDSGTKNESPHKIDQSSQKSASNDDSNVAHTVNVPSSLEISVGDPMKVGDITNAHIVYSIKTKNKKPDSQLLPHGTDTFIVSRRYKDFRWIYHQLQNNHPGKIIPPPPTKQTYIGRFNENFIENRRLSLEKMLSKISHSPSLQEDPDFIMFLVSEDFGNESKEREKLSGSGASLQNDEFLDNDSNTSNTDSAPVTVGNNTGGFMSSIFSMSQKIEEPDEYFIQKKEYIESLEHNLRVFYKSIELINNQRQEMAGLVDEISLTIDELASLEISKITTDLLSSFSDVQLKLKENLDRINLQDQLTLGFTIEEYLRIIGSIKYVFESRSKIYQQYYNFNQDYIKKQAQLNKLNKKFKVQNDKAGNLNFEVDKLRAKVQTFEKKFNLISETIKSELERFEFEKIDDFRNSVEIFIESSIESQKEAIELWETFYERENLSEI, encoded by the coding sequence atgGATCACGAAGATCTCACAGCATCGCATTGGGACGATGTGATATCGCCTCATTCAGAATACACATATAGTGCCACCAGTTCATCCGTTCCCCCATTAAGCAACCAATTTAGCGAATTATCGGTAGATGATAGCGAGgacgacgaagaagatgatgaggaagaagacgaagaagaagaggacGAAGTACAAAACCCTCAAACTCCACGCCATGGATATAGTAACCCGGTAGATGAACAAAGAGATGAGTTAGAAAAGGatgaaagaaatgatcACAAACACAAGTTGTTATCGGAGCTCACGCACGGATCAGAAGAGAATCAACTAGAATCGTTTATAAAATCGCCCGAACGTATCAATACGTCAGAATCGCTTTTCAACGAGAAAGATAGTCCGATAAAACCTTCTACCTCTGTATCTAATGAGCAACCAGTTTCTCCAAAAAGGGTGTCTAATTTGAAGACGAGTAAATACAAGCCTACAAGACTACGTAAGTTTAGTTCCAAGACTATCGTTCAACACCTTGGCAATGAAAACAACACAAAGGAACCATTGGGCCCATTGGGAGAGCCGACTGACAGAGGGATTGACAAAGAACCCGCCCCATCAAGTAGTAATGGTGATAGTCAGAATAGCAATAATAAGGATCTCTTGGTTCAGCAGCTCGACGCACCCTTATACGATATAGATAGTGGTACCAAAAATGAATCGCCCCACAAAATAGATCAGTCTAGCCAAAAATCAGCTTCCAATGATGACTCAAATGTTGCTCATACTGTGAATGTGCCATCAAGTTTGGAAATATCGGTCGGGGACCCAATGAAAGTAGGGGATATTACTAATGCTCATATTGTATATTCCATCAAAACTAAGAACAAGAAACCAGATTCTCAACTATTGCCACATGGCACCGATACCTTTATAGTTTCCAGGCGTTACAAAGACTTCCGGTGGATATACCATCAATTACAAAATAATCATCCTGGTAAGATAATTCCCCCACCTCCAACGAAACAAACTTACATTGGAAGATTTAACGAGAATTTTATCGAGAATAGAAGATTATCCTTAGAAAAGATGTTGAGCAAAATTAGTCATAGCCCTTCATTACAGGAGGACCCTGATTTTATAATGTTTTTGGTGAGCGAAGATTTTGGCAATGAGTCCAAGgaaagagaaaaattgaGTGGCTCGGGGGCTTCATTACAAAATGACGAATTTTTGGATAATGATAGTAATACATCTAATACAGATTCCGCTCCGGTTACTGTTGGTAACAATACCGGTGGGTTCATGAGTTCAATATTCTCAATGTCGCAAAAGATCGAAGAACCcgatgaatattttatccaaaagaaagaatatATTGAGAGCCTAGAGCATAATTTAAGAGTCTTCTATAAATCAATCGAGTTGATAAACAATCAGAGGCAAGAGATGGCTGGATTAGTAGACGAAATATCGTTGACCATCGATGAGCTAGCAAGCTTGGAGATCCTGAAAATTACTACCGATTTGTTGAGTTCCTTTAGTGATGTACAGTTAAAATTAAAGGAAAACCTCGACCGCATAAATTTGCAGGATCAATTAACTTTGGGATTTACAATAGAGGAATATTTAAGAATCATTGGGTCGATCAAATATGTATTTGAATCGAgatcaaaaatttatcaacaatattataatttcaatCAGGACTACATTAAGAAACAAGCTCAGTTAAACAAACtaaacaaaaaatttaaagtGCAAAACGATAAAGCCggtaatttaaattttgaagtcGACAAATTGAGAGCAAAGGTGCAAACATTTGAAAAGAAGTTCAATTTGATTAGTGaaacaataaaatcagAACTTGAAAGATTCGAGTTTGAAAAAATCGATGATTTCAGAAACAGTGTTGAGATATTTATCGAAAGTTCAATAGAATCGCAAAAGGAAGCCATCGAACTATGGGAAACGTTTTATGAACGGGAGAATTTATCTGAGATTTGA